TGCAGTATTGTCGTTTGTTGAATCAGGCGATCATATTTTAATGGTTGATACGGCTTACGAGCCAACGCGTGATTTTTGCAATAAAATGCTGAAAAAATTAGGTGTTGAAACCACTTACTATGATCCACTTATTGGCGCAGGAATTGAAGCGTTAATTCAAGATAATACGCGTATCGTGTTTTTAGAGTCACCGGGCTCTATCACCATGGAAGTGCAAGATATTCCAAGTATTGCAAAGGTAGCGCACCAGCATGATTGTATCGTCATGCTCGATAACACATGGGCGTCGCCGATCAACTGCCAACCGTTTGAACTAGGCGTTGATGTGTCAATTCAAGCGGCAACTAAGTATGTGGTTGGCCACTCAGACGTGATGCTCGGCACGGCAACTGCCACAGAAAAATACTGGCCAACTCTACGTGAAAACAGTTACATCATGGGGCAGTGTACTTCACCGGATGATTTGTATTTAGCGGCACGTGGTTTACGTACGTTAGGCGTTCGTATGGCTCAGCATGAGAAAAATGCCATTAAAGTTGCTACATGGCTACAAGGGCGTGATGAAGTAGAAACATTATTGCACCCTGCATTCGAATCGTGTCCAGGTCATGCGTTTTTTAAACGTGACTTTACTGGTTCAAACGGCCTGTTCTCGTTTGTATTAAAAGCAAGTAATAATGATGCTATTACTTCATTACTCGACGGTATGGAACATTTTAAAATGGGCTATTCTTGGGGCGGCTTTGAGAGTTTAATTCTTGCTGTACAAAACGTAAATGCATTGCGGAGCGCGACCACATGGCCATACAAAGCAGCACTAATTCGTTTGCACATTGGCCTAGAAGACGTGGATGATTTGATTGCGGACTTAGAACGTGGTTTTGAGCGGTTAAACGCTTTACTTTAACCACCCCATTTATGATTTGTGAATTAAAAAAGCCCTCTGTCGAGGGCTTTTTGTGTAAATTTATTTAAACTTAATCAAATCCAAGCTTGTTTATCTGATGAGACAGTGAGTTCACTGTTGGTGTCACCTGTATGTGCCGTTGATGAAGGTTCAACCATCATAAAGTGAGTATCCGGTGTGGCTTTAGGGCAATGCTCAACCCCTTTAGGTACAACGTACATTTCACCAGCATTAAGTACGATATCTTCACTTCTTAACTGCAAAGTTAGCTGCCCTTTAAATACAATGAAGAGTTCATCTTCATTATCATGTTTGTGCCAAACTAGCTCACCTTCGCCTTTGGCTATTTTGACTAACTGTCCGTTAGACTCAGCAATCACTTTGGGTGTCCAAAGCTCACTAAATAAATCGAATTTTTCGCTAATGTTAATTTTCTTCATCGATGACAATCCTATAGTGACTTTGCTTCGCGGTTAAGACTAATGTTGTTATTAATTAATGTGGTTAGCTAGTTTTTGCTTAATGCTTTTCTGATAAATTTAGATGTTACATAAGCAACCAGTATGCCCATCAGAAAATACAAAGCGATTAAATAGTTTGTGTACTCGGCAGTATAGATTTCGCTATTAGCTAAGATACACTTTCCAGTTTGATAATTAAATTGGCCACCATGATCTAAGCAGTTATCCACAATAGTAAATTTGTTGAGGACCAATATGACGATGATGCTAACAATCACGCCGATAAATTGAGAAATTGAGTTTTTATTCATTTTATCTAACACTCGAATAATAAGGTGATGAAATTAGACATTATTGAATTATATGTAAAGCATGTAATACAAGGCAGCTAAAGCGTCTGAAATTTGACTGACTATAATGCGAAACAGTTGAGGGGGAATCAAGTAAAATGTTTGTTGAAAAAAATGAGATAGTCCGCGGTATCCTTGGCTTGCCTTACGTACTTGAACCGAACATTATTATTAATATAGTCGTTCAGCCCACGACCTGAAGCAGCCAAGATTTTCATCACCTCGATATGCTCTGCACCTGCTGACATATAACTGTAAATATAGGGAGTTACTACGTCTTTAAACCAAACAGTTAATGACGTTTCGTCTACTTGATAGCCTACGATATTGGAATCGCCATATATATCACTGTACTGGTGCACAACACTGTCCTTGTATATTTTATTAATAGACAAATCAAGGCGCCGCCAATCTAACACCTGAATGAATAGCCAGTAACCTAACATAAATAACAATAAAAACAAGTGGTTAATTGTCACGGTTTGGAAGCAGAGCTGTTGCAAAGTGGTAATGGAGTGTTGCAATTTTGGAAGATTAAACGATCATTTTTGTTTTATCGAGAACCCCGTCGCTATCACCAAACAAACCAATGCAATTATATCGGCAATAATGACTCTATTTATCGCTTCATTAACACTCTCGTTTAAAAGGGTAATACTTAGAAATGAAATAACGCTAATGTAACCCGCCGTTATTGCAAGGGGCTGCAGCTGTTTTATAAATGCAGCATACAAAATAAATGCGCCTAGTAATCCAAACAATATTGCGCGGTGGCGCATCAAAATAATAAGGTTTGGATCGGCTAGGTTTATATCATAAAGCGAACTAAGTTGTTCAGCGCCGAGTACACCAGTTAATGGTATTAAGTGAATAATTGCAACAATCACCAGTAAGGCTGAAATGGACTTTTGCATTGTGGTTCTGCCTTTGAATTTATTGCAGTTTTAATTGTGTTGATGACTTAATCGTAGCGTACTTTGTATCTTTCCTGCACAAAATTATTAGGGTAAGCAATGGCTGAGGCGTGCTCTAGTTTGATGTCTTGAGTTGTTTCTTCATTGCCAGTGAATAATGGAATGCCTTTGCCCAATAATATAGGAGCGCGCGTCAGAACAAGTTGATTGACTAATCTTAAATCAATAAAGCTTTGAATCGTTTGGCCGCCATCAATATAGCCATGCTGAAAGTTCTCGTTGTTGAGCTTGGCAATTAAATCTTCAATACCACCTGACCATAAAGTCATTTTGCTGGTGACATTTTCAGGCAACGTTTTTAATGTTCGACTTAACACGAAAATAGGGAGGTCGCCATAAGGCCATTGATCTGGTGATAGGTTGAATTGAGATAAAATTTCCATGGTGTTGCGACCCATGATCATGCAATCAACGCTTTTGATGAAAGCGTTAAAACCCATATCGGCATGCTCGCCCATGTCTGCATCTTTATTGCCTGCGTTGTCTAGCCAGTCAATACTGCCGTCTTCGCGGGCGATAAAACCATCAACGCTGGTGGCGATAAATACGGAGTATTTCATAAGTGCATCCTCTAGTGATGGAAGAAAAAAAATAGTGACTTATTTTACTACTATCTCGGTGATGATGGCTGATTTTTAATGACAAGTTGCACCAGCTTTTGCACTATAGGGGCGACGACATTTATGGTTGGAAAGGCAACGATAAAGGCAAATCCCCACGATTTAAGCCACGCCTGAAATAATCCGTCAACTAGACCAATGTTAAACGTGGTCACCACCAATGACATGATGCATGACATCATGAGTGCCATGAAAAATGAAAAAACAAGTTTAGTATACTTTTGAGGTATCACGAAGTCTCCTTAAAGCTCTTTGACCATAAAATATTTACAACCGGTCTCTGGGTAATTTTCTTGCACCCATTGGGTCACGTAGCCGTGTTTTAGATAAAACGGCATGGCTTGAAAGTTTAGTGTATCGAGTAGGCATTTTTTACAACCTCTTTCTTTTCCTGCTTGTTCAATAGCTTGTAACACTTCGCTACCCTTGTCTTTACCGCGTAGCTCGCTACTGACCCATAAGGTACTTAACAACAACCAATTGCCGAATGTACGTGCATAGGCGCCTGCAACCACATCTCCTAGGTCATTCCTTATTTGTACCGCCAGAGGTAATCGTTCGCTGACTTCCCAATTAGCCCAGTTAAATTCGGCGATCTTCCCATCGAGAAAGTCAATCAATGCTTGGTCAGGGTTATCGAGTATTTCTATGTTCATGCAGTGTTCTTTTATTGTTTGTAGATTGATGTTTAAACTTTTTGCTTTATTACTTAATATCCATGCGCATTTTAACTAAGGTCTTGCTGAAGCCTATTTTTTCATAGGCGCGTACCGCCGGCTCGTTTTTGTCAAACACGTCTAAACGAATTTCAACCATTCCTTTGCTTTTACTCCATTCAATTAGGTCATCTATGATTAATTTATTGATGCCTTTTCTGCGGTGGTTTGGGTCAACAAACATGAAACCAAGGTATGAAAATTTCGCATGTATTTCAAATGGCTTTGAGTTCATGATCAGGGCATAACCAGAGCCAACCAATATACCGTTTTCCTCCGCAACTAATAACAAGGAATCATCGCCAGTGATCAGTTTTTCAAGGTTGTAGTATGTGACATGATCTGGTTTGATGCTGACATCAAACGGGCGTTCTGCGGCTATTACGCCTTGTTCAAAGTCGAGCAGGGTGTCGATATCACTTAACATTGCAGGTCTAGTGCTGATCATCTTTTATGTATTATTCCATCAAATAGCAGTTCAACTAATTGTATCACTTTGAACGATTAAAAAACTAAGTTCGATTGGTTTTAGCTAATGCCATTTGCACGAATATTGTTAACATTCCTGTTCATTAAGTGTCGAAGCACATAGCGAAATAGAAGTTTTTTAACACCTGATAAATTGCTGCCATGAGTCTCGTAAAACCCGTCGGGTTGTGTGTACACACCAAAATCATCCGCGATGCCTTCGCTTTGAATGTAGGTGTCTTTTCCTTGCCAGTCTATATCTGGTGTGGCTAAACATTTAGTGGCAATGCCATAGCCTGAGAACTGCTGACATTGGTCGGCAAAGCTACTTTGTACTTGGGTTAAAAAGGGCTTGTCGATGATATAACCTTCAAGATTTATCCAGCGATAGTCGAGGTAGACTTCAACCCAACTGTGAATGATGCGTTTGGGAGCAAAAAAGATAAGGTAATGTGGAATAGCGCCACGTTGTAATTCGTTGTATATAGTAAAACCATGAAAGCGCGTCGCGATACCAACAGCTCTTAATAGTGCCATTAATAAGGTGCCTTTAGTATTGCACTGTCCGTAACCGTCGCTAAGGACTTGGCTGGCGGATAAGCGATCATCAAAGCTATAGCCAAAGCATATCTCATCACGCACAAAATGATATATTGCCCCTACAGCGTCATAAGGAGCGAGCTCTCGCCACTTTTTTTGTTCGATGAGGGTTTGAATTTTAGGGTGATTAAAATCAAGAATTTTTGTTGCTTGTAAAAAGTCATTTGATACTTGGTTCATAAAGTGTTCCTATATTTTAGCTGTCAAATATTTATTTTTTCTGCTGGGTTTTAACGGCGAACGACAACAAAGAGAGGCCGGATAACAACGCGATTGGATGAATAATAAGCCCATGAAATATGGATAGCTCAGCGATACTGCCATGTACCAAAACGGATGATACGATTGCCAATGCAATGAAGATGAAAAATGAACGATATAATGTTTGCATAATGGTTTCTTTATCGAGTTCGTAAAAGGTTATGGCAGGCTGCATACGCAATCAGAGCCAACAATATGTACAAATATTAAATAATTGATTTACAGGAAACTTGAATAAACTGGCTAACTTTGGCTAAATCTAGCCGAATTTTTTGTTAAAGCGATTTATTGCGCGCTATCTAGCTGCAAAAAGTGACGAGGCTTGCCTGATGGTCATACCGAAATTTTTTTTAAACGTGCGGCTTAAATGGGCACTGTCTGAAAATCCTGCAAGGTGAGCGGCCTCTGTTGCCGAGCTTTTGTTAATTAAAGCCTGGATGGCGCACATCATGCGTCGCCATAATAAGTAAGGGCGCCAAGCTATACCAAGCTCTTGACTAAATAAATGGAGAAAACGACTTTCCGACAGAGCCAATTGCTCAGCCACTTCTGAAGCCCGCCAATGCGTTGGTTTAATACAGTCACCTTGTAAGCATAGATCGAGATCGGCAATTAGCTCCTGTACTCTCTTATCTTGCACCGTAGTTTTAAGAGCAAATATTGAATGCTGCAATGATAAGGCATCAAATAAAGGGGCTAACTGTATTGCTACATCACTGATTTTAGTCGGCACTAATTCGGTATGGTTAGTTAGTGGAATTCGGCTAACGGATTGTCCTGCTAATTTACTTGTTAAGGCTTGCCCTAGTTCACACATAGGCTCCACCAGCAAAATCCAACCAGCAGACAGTTGTAATTGATGCTCTACGTTTGAGTCTATTATAGTGAGCGTTGAAGTGGCTTTGCTATTTAACTTACACAAAGCGTCGTTATTGGGCCAAATCACTTGTATTGCATGGTGATTGTGCGGCGCCGCATCGAGGCTTGAGCCGTAAATAATCACCACCCCTGGCTGAACCCAAACCGTTGGTTTAATCACCATTCCCTCCATTTTACCCCAATCAAGCATATATGTTGTCATAAGTCATTCATGTTGGCTAGCTTCGCTAAAATTTGTGCAAAGGGCACTGACGAAAAGAACTTGAGCTGAGAACAACTAGCTAACGCATTAATAAATAGATTGATTTAAAGAGTGTAAAACGTAATATGTAACCAAATGTGTTGTTAAAATGTTGTAAGAGGATTGTTATGAAAGGGAAGTTTGCGCAATTAAAGTCTCGCTTTGTGATGTTCGTTGTCAGTGTAGCCTTGGTTGTTGGTGGTCAAACTTGGGCACAATCTAGTGCCATTGATTATGAAAAAGCCGTATTGGTGAGTAAGTTCGCTAAGTACATTATTTGGTCCGCTGAAGCCGTACAACCTCAGTTTGTCATTGGTGTTTATGACGACGTTGAAAAATATCAATACTTTAGTGAATTCTTTGCTAATAAAGGCGTAAAGGGAAAAGACATATCTGTACGCTTGGTTAAAACCTCTAATGAAGCGAAAGATGTTCGTATTTTATATGTGTCTTCACCCAATAAACGAAGAGCGTTAAAACTAACGAATAAAATCACTAATGATTCAAATGTGCTAGTGGTAACCGAAGGTATTAAAGACGTTTCAAAAACCATGATTGATCTTTCTTACAACGAAAAAACAACTAAAATTGGCTTTAGCGTTATTGAAGACAATATTGCTAAGGGCAATCTGACTTTGCCAGAGCTGTCACTTTTCACCTCAAATAATGATGATGTATTGTCGGTTAGTCCTACCTTTTTGAAAAAGAACAAGCAAGCAAAGCAGTTGTTAGCACTGCAAAACGAATTAGCTAAACAAAAGGCGTCAGTGGCTCAACTCAATGAAAAATTGAAAATAACTACTGAAAAGTCAAAGCAGCAATCTTTAGCATTGCAGAAAGAGTCTGAGCGTTTAAAGGCAGTACAGCAGAAAATCGAAAAGCAAAGTGAAGACATCAAAACTAAAGATGAAACACTACAACGTTTGGAAGAGCGGCTTGAGGGTCAAGAATCTCAACTAAGCATGAGCAAAGGTGATTTACAGCTAGCGGCTGAAGAAAAAGTTAAAGAGCAAGAACAAACGCTTATGGAGCTTACCGACGAGTTGAGCAAACAAAAACAAATAGTGAACAACAACGCGGCGAAACTAAAAGCAATGACCGATGAAAATAAAAGCCTTAGTATTTTTCAACTCTTGTTTTATGTCTGTGTCGTTATTGCTTTAGCGTCTCTATTTGCTGTATTTGCCAT
This window of the Thalassotalea atypica genome carries:
- a CDS encoding cystathionine beta-lyase; amino-acid sequence: MKKQTQIINAGRGKKWASNVVNPPVTRASTVVFNSVEEMKHATKNKTNQVMFYGRRGTSTSFAFSEAMTSLEGGAGCALYPSGTAAITNAVLSFVESGDHILMVDTAYEPTRDFCNKMLKKLGVETTYYDPLIGAGIEALIQDNTRIVFLESPGSITMEVQDIPSIAKVAHQHDCIVMLDNTWASPINCQPFELGVDVSIQAATKYVVGHSDVMLGTATATEKYWPTLRENSYIMGQCTSPDDLYLAARGLRTLGVRMAQHEKNAIKVATWLQGRDEVETLLHPAFESCPGHAFFKRDFTGSNGLFSFVLKASNNDAITSLLDGMEHFKMGYSWGGFESLILAVQNVNALRSATTWPYKAALIRLHIGLEDVDDLIADLERGFERLNALL
- a CDS encoding cupin domain-containing protein — translated: MKKINISEKFDLFSELWTPKVIAESNGQLVKIAKGEGELVWHKHDNEDELFIVFKGQLTLQLRSEDIVLNAGEMYVVPKGVEHCPKATPDTHFMMVEPSSTAHTGDTNSELTVSSDKQAWI
- a CDS encoding dihydrofolate reductase family protein, with translation MKYSVFIATSVDGFIAREDGSIDWLDNAGNKDADMGEHADMGFNAFIKSVDCMIMGRNTMEILSQFNLSPDQWPYGDLPIFVLSRTLKTLPENVTSKMTLWSGGIEDLIAKLNNENFQHGYIDGGQTIQSFIDLRLVNQLVLTRAPILLGKGIPLFTGNEETTQDIKLEHASAIAYPNNFVQERYKVRYD
- a CDS encoding DUF2798 domain-containing protein; this translates as MIPQKYTKLVFSFFMALMMSCIMSLVVTTFNIGLVDGLFQAWLKSWGFAFIVAFPTINVVAPIVQKLVQLVIKNQPSSPR
- a CDS encoding GNAT family N-acetyltransferase — encoded protein: MNIEILDNPDQALIDFLDGKIAEFNWANWEVSERLPLAVQIRNDLGDVVAGAYARTFGNWLLLSTLWVSSELRGKDKGSEVLQAIEQAGKERGCKKCLLDTLNFQAMPFYLKHGYVTQWVQENYPETGCKYFMVKEL
- a CDS encoding GNAT family N-acetyltransferase codes for the protein MISTRPAMLSDIDTLLDFEQGVIAAERPFDVSIKPDHVTYYNLEKLITGDDSLLLVAEENGILVGSGYALIMNSKPFEIHAKFSYLGFMFVDPNHRRKGINKLIIDDLIEWSKSKGMVEIRLDVFDKNEPAVRAYEKIGFSKTLVKMRMDIK
- a CDS encoding transglutaminase-like domain-containing protein, with the protein product MNQVSNDFLQATKILDFNHPKIQTLIEQKKWRELAPYDAVGAIYHFVRDEICFGYSFDDRLSASQVLSDGYGQCNTKGTLLMALLRAVGIATRFHGFTIYNELQRGAIPHYLIFFAPKRIIHSWVEVYLDYRWINLEGYIIDKPFLTQVQSSFADQCQQFSGYGIATKCLATPDIDWQGKDTYIQSEGIADDFGVYTQPDGFYETHGSNLSGVKKLLFRYVLRHLMNRNVNNIRANGIS
- a CDS encoding helix-turn-helix transcriptional regulator is translated as MTTYMLDWGKMEGMVIKPTVWVQPGVVIIYGSSLDAAPHNHHAIQVIWPNNDALCKLNSKATSTLTIIDSNVEHQLQLSAGWILLVEPMCELGQALTSKLAGQSVSRIPLTNHTELVPTKISDVAIQLAPLFDALSLQHSIFALKTTVQDKRVQELIADLDLCLQGDCIKPTHWRASEVAEQLALSESRFLHLFSQELGIAWRPYLLWRRMMCAIQALINKSSATEAAHLAGFSDSAHLSRTFKKNFGMTIRQASSLFAAR
- a CDS encoding YfiR/HmsC family protein gives rise to the protein MKGKFAQLKSRFVMFVVSVALVVGGQTWAQSSAIDYEKAVLVSKFAKYIIWSAEAVQPQFVIGVYDDVEKYQYFSEFFANKGVKGKDISVRLVKTSNEAKDVRILYVSSPNKRRALKLTNKITNDSNVLVVTEGIKDVSKTMIDLSYNEKTTKIGFSVIEDNIAKGNLTLPELSLFTSNNDDVLSVSPTFLKKNKQAKQLLALQNELAKQKASVAQLNEKLKITTEKSKQQSLALQKESERLKAVQQKIEKQSEDIKTKDETLQRLEERLEGQESQLSMSKGDLQLAAEEKVKEQEQTLMELTDELSKQKQIVNNNAAKLKAMTDENKSLSIFQLLFYVCVVIALASLFAVFAMRKKANKDETQPSLLSVRENQLVKSENLAAIGYIATDVTYAVNVSLDELHEQLESSGDSAKASSLKSAVTLLDNFNTIAADQDDTDVQQFDLIAYIQKMMMLYQFEFEQSSTAYNYTGENALTIRSVPSYIALVLMSVVNNALKHGFDNKGHGKLTLNVEKGVKGGAKITVADDGKGMSKEVLAQVFTPFFTTASDRGYVGAGMSTSYELIKEKLSGNIEIESEEGKGTKVTITLP